aatgaacgatcggaatcaagatcTTATATGAAGTCTTTTCTATTATCAGTGTACATCGTATTTGACGGTTGTTATAGATCTAAATAAAACATTTCCCCTGAATTGTATTTTCTGGTAGCTCGGTGAAAAATGTGTtagtttccatttttttctggTTCCAATAATAATGTTACATATATTTTCGCTAAAATCCTTTAATTCtaccatatacatttatgtgtTATTTCGTATGAATATTCGTAAGTATGTAGGCATATGCGACATTTTAAAGTGATTACTGCTAATACatgaattttttcacaaaatttacttagtcaaaagaaaaagaaataatatattgaaACAAGTACTTTCCCGTATGAGATCGTCGCCACATTGAAAAACGTGGATAGCTGCAGATAGTGGCGACACATATAtggatatgtaaatatgcagtTATAAGATATTTCCATtacattataatatatatattttttttaataaaaataatatattcaaaaatattaaagaaaataaacgcGAAAACTCACTACACACGCTACGAATTTAATTCAACATTGTACGTCGATCATAGATGTGACGACGTTGTTCGCGCACTTGTCGCTTCCACTTATCCGTTTGATGACCAACACGATTCAAAACGTTTGCGCGCGAGTTCATTTCTTGATTAGCCATGCCGGACGGCAATGGAGGGGAAGTACCGCTTGCTTCATCCTAATAATAAGAGAAATAATGAAGAGATGTTAAATATTTCACAGCTatcaatataaaattgtaacaaTTTGGTGTTAGTGTAAATTCGTAgaacttgtatgtgtgtgcttaatTGCCTACTAGGTATACAAACTCATATTGGTAACGGAAATGGacattttggaattaaaatgtatgtatgtgtcgttAGTgtgttaataacaaaaatataaaacgcTATGTAAAATTAAACATATGTGCAACAAAGTATGTAAAAACAACATGAAAACGAAAACTAAAAGATAATCAATCAGAATCTTTATTGTCATCTACTAAGAGACTATATTGAACGTTGGAATATTTGATATGTACATCTTCATTTGTGTGCTCCTGATAATTCGCCTTCACACGCTTGTTGAGTAGTGGATCCAAGCAAATTAGAAATAGCATATATATCACAAGTATGGATATAATCCAAATCACGATTATGACAACGACCTGTTAAAAGATTTAGAAACTAAGATCATTGAACTGTCTAATATGGGAGAAataatatgtacacatatgcacGTAAATATAATTGTGCAATATAGTTGtttcatattaataaatataattattaaaatatatagtcaaattaatattttgtaaaattttaataaaaatttcttcaaattcagttttatggtaatgtaattattattacttatttttttaacctTTAATTAATGTTATGCGTAAATTTTTTCCACTACGATATGAATAATAGGAGTTCTGAAGTAGCCACTTTctttatagtatgtatacaaaaCTGGTGCACATTACCTTAATTAGTGTTGTGTTCCTTGCTTCATGCTGACATTTACATTCCGGACAAATTTCCAGCACTTTACCATTTTCACTTAGACGAGGTAACAAAGCTCCATCACACACACTAAGCAAATGATAAATAAAAGTAGTTATTAATAATCACAATTAAAAAACTGTAATATGTACCATTTGGGCGTTGAATTTGTGGCTTGCACTAAGGAATTTAATATGTTTGGTGCTAAAGTGCTGCTCAATGCGCTTTTGACAGCAGGAATATTGTTGTTATCAGCCTTAACTGGATTGGTGGTATTTTGCGGAGTTACATCTGCCGTAGACAACTGCAAATATACCTTGTTTTATGAACtttcaaagcaaaattttgAACGCTCACCAAAACGCTGAAGGAAAAGCATAAAATGCCTAATACTGTAGCACTACAAGCCATGTTTTCTTGTTGAAACATTGctcattaaattaaataagaaattttgtaaaattttaataattgtatgtctattttgtctttttctttcctttctcCTGTCAGCTGTTTTCTATGATCATGTTCACAAATGTTGACATCCTTTGTTTGGTTTGGGTGATGCCGTAGAATATTTATCATAAAGATATGCCCTAaatgttttagaatttttatttaatataccaAATACACTCAACACTTTTTTTACACGGCTTACaggatttgaagttacacggttggaaaaaaatttttttgtaaaaaatgtttaatctattacggtttcaaaatcactgtcttgtaattatatttgtttttaccacacttagccaaaagaatcgtaatattgcccttagcaccattgctgaaatgaacatacatagtagtaactgggaaatcgccttattcgataactcttatCTACACATTTCTTagttctggattaacagatttctttgttttttgcttaatctaCCAATCTTTCGcctgtatgaattatgtatttcatacaatttgtatgcatatcggaaattttatagttttcaatattttttacactATTTTTCGAAGTAtatatagttctttatttcatcttacacggttttcagatgacacGGAACGTATCCCCAAttgaacaatattaaaaaaaaataaattttgatatttctaaCTTTGaagttaatatatatatgttataatgcTTCGATTTAATTGTTTGTAATAATGATATCCATTTTGATTTGCTTTTTAGTTTTCTCacagtttaaaaaattacaaaatccaATAATTGCATATAAAGTAAAAGCAAGACATAAAACtcatttttagtaaattaaattcTGGCATATTATTGTTTGCGCAAGCCAGATTTGTGTTATCTAATTTGACATTTGTTTGCGTGTCGGTCGCCGATTTTGACAAATAGAAGTCAATAGTTCCCCACAAAGTGTAAACTTATCGTTTTTCATCTACAGAGAATTACGAGtatttatttgaacaaaataattagtttaagtaaaaaataagagaaaatgaACCCGAATAAATTGAATTTGTCGTTAGAAATAATcctttcatttatattttgcaCATTTCCCGTGTCTTTTGGTAAGTTTGATGTGGTCGCCCGTGATTGGTGGTGGTCCGCCCACTAGTTGTGTATATTTGTTGTACTTTTCCGGTTGCTGTTTTGTTATCACTTCTATAGTAACATTTTTGGCTTCCTTTCAGCGGGTAAAACCAATTTCGTGACATGCGGCTCAATAATAAAACTACTGAATTCAGATTATGGTTCCCGTTTGCATTCACATGATGTAAAATATGGTTCTGGTTCGGGCCAACAATCGGTGACAGGAATTGAGTTAAAAGAAGATGTGAACAGTCATTGGGTGATAAAGGCACCAACAAATAAGCATTGTGAACGTGGCGAACCTATACAATGTGGCGACATTATACGCTTAGAGCATTTAACTACCAAGAAGAATTTACATTCCCATCATTTTCCCTCACCCTTATCTGGTGAACAGGAAGTATCGGCCTATGGGGATGATGGTGTAGGTGACACCGGTGATCATTGGGAAGTAATTTGTTCCAATGATGAATGGGTACGTGATGCTCATGTGCGCTTGCGGCATTTAGACACAGGCAGTTATTTGGGAATGTCTGGACGTTCGTTTGGAAGACCAATTTCTGGCCAAATGGAGATTGTCGGTTTTAGCAGTTCTCAGCACGGCACCCGATGGACAACAGCAGAGGGTTTATTTATTGTACCAAAGGATAAAGAATCACACAATGAATATGCTCACACCGAACTTTAGAAAAATTGTGATGTGCATGGGCTTTGTACGAATTTTGCCGCTATGCTTTATGATATACTTTTATAATAGttagtttttcatttaattattatttagttcaaattgaattttagtATCTTGCATTCATGACAACACATCATACTTTCAACATTCAAATGCGGTAATGTTGCATGTTTTTATGAATatcaaataaatgcaaattgtgtaaaaaaaaacaaaattaacaaagCAGGTAAAAATGTTGTCGGTAATTGCATAAACTATCGGTTGACATTAAATATTGTAGGATATCAAAAGGAAAGAAGCATATTCCAGCTTACAATTTGTAAGAAGAAGGTACTCGGATTTAAATTTagccaaaagactgatgtcataacctttccatccgactttttcgtctttccacgcctgagaaccggtgcatcatgtgcagtccactagaataaCAGTCGATTagactccagtgggaaatgatggagctattgttacacaccgacgcaaaaattcggttttattacgattaaagagcgctcacccactttgcacatagctttcgaatctttagagcatcattgtcctcggtgctcaattCGTGACAGTCCTGTCTACGTACGCTCGGTTATTTTTTCGGCCAATGACGGTCAACTTGGCAGCATTTCGTCAAATTACTTCggagattgttgttgttgttatagtggCAGAATCCTGCCGAGCTGACAGTCTTTGGCTGGTTAGTAATTCTGGGTTCATTCCGGTTACGTGGACCCAGCTATCCTGGGAGCGGCTACCTCAGGGGTGCTCTCTGGCgctccaacaacgacaaaagTTACAGATTGGTGACCATCCAGCTAGGAAAGTAGGGCAAATAAGCCGACAGGATCGCATTCTGCATAATTTCGCCGTTTTGGGTCTACATTTCATTAGAGACGCAAGCGTCTGGACTTCGCCAAGCGTAGCTGTTTCTGGGAgaatacaatgtaaaaaagTTCAGAAACAATATCAATCAGACCTCTTTAAAACCACTGGAATAGATGAAGTATGTGAAAAGAGGAGGGGCCAAATAAGCAAAGGGTCACATTGAGTACCTTATTCTTTAGCTGATATCAGTTGGTATTTTTTCGTATAAATCACACTTCCAGGGGAGAAAGCGATATAGAAGTGAATGACGATATCCgaaataaattctaaaatgaCACCCAAGGTCATTCATTGAGAGACAGTTAACTTTCATCATATATGAAGTTGGTTAAACTTTATCTGTCCCATCAAATATGCCCATCTAAGACCAATTCCGCTTTGATCCCAATCCAAACAGATAGCTGATCGAAGAAGAAACTCTTATTTTACtatgatttatatttttgttttcgagaCATTAGCCAAGAGAAAAAGAGATTAAATTTCCAGAGGTCGAAGTGAGTTAAACCAATTCAGAAAATAGGAACTATCAATTAAGAAAAACTAAGATATGCCTATGAAGTGGCATTGCATCTGACTGTTGCTTGCAGGGTAGACCTTAGTCAAAGCAAGCGAATATATGTTGATTCCGGAGATATTTCGACGGGCTTTTAATTGAGAGAGGGCAGAGTTTGATCCGTAGACAGTAATCAAGAATATTCAAGAGACGTTTTGTTGCCTGGTTGCGTATCCGCAAGCTTTATGAACATTCCCAAACATACTCGTTTGTATATTGGAATTACAACCAAGACAGAGCCGGTTACATCTACCGGAAAAGGctaaattttaagatttatatCGGCGTTTTAACCCTGATAATTCTTACTTACTCCTTTACCTAATCAacattggcgtagacaccgcttacgcgattatagccgagttaacaacagcgcgccagtcgtttcttcttttcgctacgtggcaccagccagcgtagccgctgtcttttaattcgatgtactatgtcaatgtcgtcatatatctcatacggCTTATCAGGccagtagcacctgttggcaagagttattctgcgttggatttccaggctgatattgttggtggtgttaatattggttcctaaatagacgaaattatctacaagtTCAAAGTTGTGACAGTCAACAGTGGCGTGAGAGCCaattcgcgagtgcgacgactgtttgtttgatgacaggagatatttcgtctttccctcgttcactgccagacctattttctttgcttccttgccaagtctggagaaagcagaactaacggcgcgggggTTGAAGCCGACGATATctatatcatcggcatacgccagcagctgtacactcttataaaagattgtaccttttcgattaagttctgcagctcgaattattttctccagcagcaggttaaagaagtcgcacgatagggagtcgccttgtctgaaacctaggcatagaggcagctccttttcgtgctgagaaaagcagctttgaaatcgacgaagaggtgatgtgtgtcgattctcctttcacgggtcttttccaaaatttggcgcttGGTAAATATCTTGTCGGTTGTTGATCTTCCAGGTCTatagccacactgataaggtccaatgagtttgttgacggtgggctttaatctttcacacaatacgctcgatagaaccttatgcgcgatgcgatgttaaggaggcttatcccacggtaggtggcgcagattatggggtctccctttttgtggattgggcagagcacacttaaattccaatcattgggcatgctttcgttcgtccatattttacaaagaaacatgcatgcatgctccttatcagttctttgccgccttgtttgaatagctcgacctgtaatccatcgacccccgctgctttgtagttcttcagacgggtaattgctattcgaatttcttcatggtcaggcaatggaacgtctgctttatcgtcatcgattgggaatcgggttAACCATTTCCTGGCGTTATAAtctcactgccattcagcaggctggagaagtgttccctccatattttaagtatgctctgggcatcggtcactagatcacctttgggggttctgcaAGAGAATGcaccggtcttgaaaccttcagttagccgccgcatcttttcgtagaattttcgagcattacccctgtcagccagcttatcaagctcttcatactcacgcatttcggcctctttcttttctgtctgcaaatgtgtctcgcttcccttttcaactctcggtatctatcccatcccgcacgtgttgtggtcgatcgtaacgttgcgaggtaggcagcctgttttctctccgctgcaacacggcactcctcgtcgtaccagcagttcttttgcattttccgaaaatcaatggtttcggttggAGTTGTACGTAGGGAGctcgaaatgccgtcccacagttcccttataccgagttgttgatgagtgctctcagagagctggattgcaagtcgagtagaaaatcgttcggctgtctgttgtgattgcagcttctcgacgtcaaaccttccttgtgtttgttggcgtgcgttttttcgtcgatgttaggacctcggagcgcacgcacatctaaaacactagaCATGATTGATCACAACATGAtagatctggttggtggtttttcgatccggagacagccaggtggcttgttgaatcttcttatgctggaatctagtactactcTAGTActccatatttcgggccccggcgaagtccatcagcctcaacccatttggggatgtttcctcgtggaggctgaatttaccaaccgtagtgccaaagataccttctttgcccatcctggcgttaaagtcgccaagcacgattttgacatcgtggcggggccaGCGCTCATAGGTGttctccaagcgctcatataaggcatctttggtcacatcgtccttctctttcgggcgtgggcgcaaatcagcgataagttgaagaacctcgctttgatgcggattgtggctagacgtgcattcaccggagtgattgctggtactcggcgacggagtctttcttccaccacgaatcccacaccaaacttgcgctcctttatatggccactgtagtaaataccacaaggacctactcgtccttgtcccgtccatcgcatttatTTGACGGCGGTGTTGTccgccttcactctaacgaggccatcaaccagctgggcagcggcaccttctcaattaagagatcggacattccaggtgcatgccctcaaatcgaaGTACTTATTTCGGTTGCCAtcgtcgtcatcaaaaggggggtcactcatccgaggcttgttgcttcttttcactgggggtgtttttttttacgtggcgggtcccaaacccagcgcacagccctttgtaggggatgtttcgccttctcactttagctcgccttcaaacggatgttcttaggctacccagaggatacttggtcaaagaccggaagtcgtgtgCTGCTTGAGCAATgagtaaaagaattgtttctggccactcccaagtgaatggctatcagagaactttcctcacttgcgtgaacttctacacatgacccatCCTCCACCCAATCAACATTACGCTACAATATTTGTTCAGTGACCATAGGGCGAATAATAATTTCTTGTGCCGGTGTGTGGTGCTCACACCTGTGATATCTAAATAAAGCTTCGACGAATTTCCTCATAGACGATGAGTTATTTGACTGCTTAGGGATCGATTTCTTCGTTCCACCACTATACGGGCTTTCGCTTGTTAAGGTATCTCGTTTTACGCATAATTGCATCGCATGCTGCAACTAGTTCTTCCTGCACCGCGGATACTAAGTCGACGACGCCTTCGCCAGGTGTCTTTGCTGTATTCCAGACGCTCTCTCTCTCGGTTTTGAGAGATGTTTCTGCAGAGAGTTTCCGTTTCTCGGGAGAACAAAATGGCCATGTAATCACTGTATGTGTACAGGTCCGACACTTCCCACTTAATGTGCCTGCTAGGTGTTGTCGTTAGCAAACATTAGGTCAATAATGGAACTCTTATTTCCCTTTTGATAGGGATTTTGCGTGCCACTATTTATTATCGTAAGGGTCGTTTGGCTCAAGTATATGTACTAGAATAAGACACCCACTATGATTCGTACTTTTGCTACCCCAAGCATTCGACCATGCATTATAAGCACAACTTCAGGAGGAAGCTTTCGAATTCATTAATTGATGCGTTAGGGcgagcatagcagcttacaaGATAAATTCCATGAATGTTCGCCCatgcaaaactgtttttttaGTGCCTTGCAGATTTCTTCAAGTGTTGAAATTTCGTCTAGGTCCTTTCACGCCATTGTaacgttttgagctttttacTGTATTACCGCCATTTCACCCACCGCTCCCTCTAAGACGCTTGGGAACAATTCAGCTCTCTTGTCTGTCTGATTGTTTAGCTCAATCAGTAGGTCATCGTTCTCCGTATGTAAGTCACGTTTGAACCTAACTGTCGCCTTTTATCTTCTGGAGAATAACAGCGTATAACCCACCCTCTTTTTTATTATGACGGCGTCCGGTTACGTTCTTATTTTCTTCTGAATCGGTTTCCTCTTTTTCACAACACCCATTTTTCGCCTGCGCTTTGCTGACCCGTAGTATTATCCTGTATTACTTTCGTGGCCTCACTGGTCCTGTTTTGCGCCTTTTAAtagctttttttttggttttttcgtgGGGGATAAGAGTAACGCAGTCGTTTTGGGATCTCTCTATAAATTTTAGATACCTGTACATGTATTGTAGTATAATCTCCATGCGAGGTTCACAGAAAATGTAGAATAATAGTTTGCTGCATAGAAATTTCATTGTCTGCTAATTTAGTTTCagcttgaaaatatttgttgttattataaatcTTCCGGTTCTTAATTGTTTGGTTAATTGTGAGGAGGTCTGAAAGTTGATCGACTCCATCTGTCACTTTTGCCTCCTAATCTTCGGTAGCATTGAGTATTAGCCAATGTGGAAGATCAACGTTTCTTCGGTGCTCAAACATTCTAGTTTATGTAACCCGAAGGGTCGCGAAGTCATGTCTGCATAAGGACTGTAAACACGAAAACATAcctcaaaatttcgatttttagaATTTCGTGGCCTGTGTGGGCCAGTTACTAGTCTCAATTATTTTACTAATTCAAGAACGCCAAAGCAGTCGTTATAGACGACCGGCCGACGTCCCGATAGTATCTcttagaaatattatttgcagTTCTTCGACAGATTTAAAACTAAACCGGAAGCGCTTTATAAATAGAATGCCTCTAACGTATTACTTCGATGTTAAAAGGGAGATAACATTCAATAAATATTGTTGTACTAATCTTCTTCTTCGGAGGCATGTTTCTTCCTTCCCAATGGTAACGATTACTCGAACTGCCCACGTAAGTAATGAGTTTTGTGAGTTCGGTTGTATTCAGCCAAACCAGAATTGTTGTGATGTGTACCGTTATCACGTGCATAGGTCTGTTGTCAAAGTATTCACCCAATCGGAGTGAATACAATCAAAAGCCTGAGTAAGAGTCAATGCTAAATGAATGAGCAAGCAAGTGGGCGACTTGTAAATTGTTTCATGCGTAAGGGGGGCATACGGTTGATTAAGGGCTCTTGAAGGATGTGTGCAAAACAGAAGTGCCCAATTTTgtgttattaattattaattgttgTGCGATGGCGGCAAAACTAAAAGGTATGCACGGACACGTCTCAGCAAAGATTTCATGTGCGCTTACGGAACATATAAAGGGTGAGTTAATGTGCGCCGTTTGTTGAAGTCGAAGTAACACCGAAATCGATTTAAGCCTTAGTGTCTTTAATTAAACCCAAGCAATaggcaatattaaattttgtatatcttGGGACTAATATGGATCTTAGGCTTACTGTCAACTTTCATCTTAAAAGCTAAAAGTGCTCCTGTTGAAAGATGACCTTAAGAAAtcagaattataaaaatttaaatactctTTAGTGGTAAGTAAGCCTGCTCCTAAAACCTTTTTACACTAGTCTTTTAAAACTTATACATCCGTTAACATTACTAGCCGTTAAAAATTGTCAGCTCTAGTTGAACCGGTTATCATTGGATTTAAGTAAATGGGGTTCATTATTTATATTCAACCGGATATGTGCATACGTTCCTATGAAAACTCTTATCTATGTAATAGTAACAGACCTGAATACTTGGCACTTTAAAGCTACAAAATATTCCCCCATGTTTTCCTTCATTCCATTCACATTTACATATTGGTGAACCCTTTGAATTCCCAACGTGGTAAACTTTGGCCGATAATCGCTTATCATAATCCCTTTAAATTTGATTGGTAatgattattaaatataatttaagccACTGTGTTTagattggaggatggagtcatgtgtagaagttcacgcaagtgaggaaagttctctgattgccgttcacttgggaatggtcagaaacaattcttttacacatggctcaagcagctcacaacttccggtctttgaccaagtatgctctgggtagtctaagaacaaccgttcgaaggcgagctaaagtgagaagacgaaacatcccctacatagggttgggcgttgggtttgggacccgccacgtaaaaagcctaccccaatgaaagattaccaactgcctcggatgagagaccccccttttgatgacgaacatggcaaatgaaataaggactacgatattagggcatgcatctggaatgtccggacccttaattgggaaggtgccgctgcccagctggttgatgtcctcgttagagtgaaggcggACAACACCGCCGTCAAataaatgcgatggacgggacaaggacagagacgagtaggtctttgtgggatttactgcagtggccatataaaggagcgcaagtttggtgtgggattc
The sequence above is drawn from the Bactrocera tryoni isolate S06 chromosome 1, CSIRO_BtryS06_freeze2, whole genome shotgun sequence genome and encodes:
- the LOC120775477 gene encoding stromal cell-derived factor 2 — protein: MNPNKLNLSLEIILSFIFCTFPVSFAGKTNFVTCGSIIKLLNSDYGSRLHSHDVKYGSGSGQQSVTGIELKEDVNSHWVIKAPTNKHCERGEPIQCGDIIRLEHLTTKKNLHSHHFPSPLSGEQEVSAYGDDGVGDTGDHWEVICSNDEWVRDAHVRLRHLDTGSYLGMSGRSFGRPISGQMEIVGFSSSQHGTRWTTAEGLFIVPKDKESHNEYAHTEL
- the LOC120766599 gene encoding uncharacterized protein CG1161; this encodes MFQQENMACSATVLGILCFSFSVLLSTADVTPQNTTNPVKADNNNIPAVKSALSSTLAPNILNSLVQATNSTPKCVCDGALLPRLSENGKVLEICPECKCQHEARNTTLIKVVVIIVIWIISILVIYMLFLICLDPLLNKRVKANYQEHTNEDDEASGTSPPLPSGMANQEMNSRANVLNRVGHQTDKWKRQVREQRRHIYDRRTMLN